Below is a genomic region from Numenius arquata chromosome 8, bNumArq3.hap1.1, whole genome shotgun sequence.
CCAGAGCCTGGGCAGGAGCTGTAGGACCTTGCAGAACCACCCCCCAGcaggtcccagcacagcccccatGGGGACTGTTTCTACCCCAAGACCACCCTGGGTTCTCCAGAGCTTCCTCAGGGATGGACTTTGTGCCCTGATGGAAGGCCATGACTGCTGGTGCCTGACACAGCATGGGAGTCGGAGCAACACTTTGCCACCACGAGGCTGTCCCTAGAGTGGCTTTGCCTGGTGGGCTGCCCCAGGCCAGGGTCTTTCAGCTCCTAGGATGGCAAAGGAGGCAGTTTTGGGATGAGTTATGCCTTGTGGGAGCCGGGGTGCTCTCAGCTGGTTGCACAGCACCATCTGGTGCCCACAGATGGAAGGTCACACAGGGCAGGGTGCATAGCTGTTCCTCAGCATCTttacctccctcttctccccaagtCCCCCGTGTGGACCCCATGGCTCTCAAACTTCTCTTCCACTGCAGATGTTGCAAATCCCTCGGCTATTACCGATGCAGTGAAGATTGTGGAGGGGAAGCTGAGCGGTGCCGGCTTGAACCTGCTGATAAACAATGCTGGCATCTACACCCCGACGGCGTCGCTGGAGACGGTAGACTCTGAAGAGATGATAAGGACGTACAAGACCAATGCGGTGGGGCCAATGCTGATGGCCCAGGTATGGATGAAGCTCTGGAGATGAAGCTCACCATGGAGAGAGAATTTAGCCCAGCATGAGGGTAGCCTGGGCTTAGCCTGGCCACCACCCATCTGTAGTCATAATGGAGATCTCAGATGGCTTTGCCAAgtttcccagggctgcaggagggagggggcTCAAGTGCTGTATAGCCTGCCCACGTTGTGCTGGGCtagctgggagcaggcaggaccACTACAGCAAAACACCAGGGCTCTCTTGGCTTCctgctgttcctcctcctcctccctgttgCAGTTGCTGTAAGCAGGGCTGGCTCGAGGCACAGGCGTCCCACAAGGTTGCTTCTCCCCAGGCATTCCTGCCCCTGTTGAAGAAGGCTGCCCGGGAGAGCACGGAGAAGGGACTGAGTTGCAGCAAGGCAGCCATCATCAACATCTCCACCGTCATGGGGTCCATTGAGAAAACTTCTGAGTCCTTCTGCAAGCCTGTCATCTCCTACCGCTGCAGCAAGGTATGGAGACCAGGAACCTGCCCGTGCTCCTGAGCTCACTGGGAGTCAGAGCTGTCCCTGAGATGGAGGGACTTACTCATGCTGGTCACTGAGATCCCTGAGCATCTCCATGCCCAGCTGGTGCCCACCTAGGCCAGACACATACTATTTCTTGAAGACCTGGCATTACTTTTTCTCCCTTGCCATGAGGCGGTGATGGGAGGGGAGCTGAGTGTGTGTAGCTTTCTGCTGCCCATGGCTGACACTTCCTTCCTCCACCAGGCTGCCCTCAACATGCTCACCAAGTGCCAGGCTCTGACCTACGGGGAAGCTGGGATCCTCTGCGTGGCACTTCATCCCGGCTGGGTGAAAACTGACATGGGCAGCCAGGAGGTGGGTTTTGGCTGAGCAGGTCGAGgaggggacacccatgggtgggACCCAAGCCCGCAAACTTGCAGTGGCACGGGAGGTTCCTCATGTGGCCAAGATGGCTCTCGGGAGGAGGGATCCATGCGAGAATGAGTTGCCTCTTGGGCTTCAGGTTGCCCATGTCTGTGTTGGGCCACTGCAGAACATGTGGGTGCTGCGCATATCCAGGGTTAGCAGGAGGCctcttcagggaagaaaaagctaTGGGCAGCCTTCAGATGTGCAGAGAACTTGAATCcaacagagcagggaggagaggagcaggtctCTGAGATCTCCGCTCACCCTGCAAGATCCGTTTTGTGATGTTGCTGGTCCCTGCAACCctggagttttgagaaggctgcTTGTAGCATCCTGCTTGCAGCAGGGATCTTTTACATGGTCTTAAGGGCTTCCCAGCCCAAGCCACCTCCATCCAAGCCATCAGTGAGCAGGCAGATACCCAGCCATCCTCCCATGTAATGGACCCGTCCCGCCTCCCATGCTCTGTACTTGCTCTGGGTGGAAGGAGCCTTGCTGCTGATGTCTACAAGCTGAGTAGATGGCTGGGAATGATGGTGGGGTCTCGGTCCTGCTCCTCACTTGCTTCCATTGCAGGCTGACCTGACGGTGGACACAAGCGTGCGGGGTTTGCTGTCTGTACTGCCAATCCTCTCTGAGAAGCACAGCGGGACCCTGCTCAACTGGGAAGGTAAAGCTATTCCTTGGTGACGGCTCTCTGTCCCTGTGAGGGACCCTGCAGTGACAGGGGACTCTGGGTGCCCTGGAGCACCAGGATGCTCAGCCCTCTGTGGTCTGCAAGGGACCTACTTGGGACTCCATCGGGCGTGTGATCCCTGCCTTCACGTTGCTAATAAATAAAGTCAATTAGTACCTATGCCTTCTCCCAGCTGCAGCGTCCCCACTGAGACTGTCTCTGCCCTGGCCTGGGGCTGTCCCCTGTGAAAAATAAGTTTAGTACCTataggaaaaggaaagatggggacaaacttcaGCAGGACCTGTTGCGACGGGACAAGGggagatttaaactgaaagaggggagatttagactagatttcaggaagaacttctttgctgtgagggtggtgagagcctggcccaggttgcccagagaagctgtggctgccccatccctggaggggttcaaggcgaggttggagggggcttggagcaacctggtctggtgggaggtgtccctgcccagggacagggggtgggactggatggcctttaaatgtcccttcaaccccaaactgttctatgattatagcagtctgcctgcctTGCCTTTGGCTGCTCTGAGCCAAAGGGAGGTCCCACAGGGGGCACATAACCAGCCCAAAGCCCCAGTGGCCTCCCTGGCCACTGAGCGTGCTCAGGCCTGCCTGGTCTCTGCTGTTCTTCCACCCAAAGCACGGTGTCTTTGCTGCAGGCTTCTTGGTGTGACTTTGTGCGGGACACAGTGTCCTTGGGAGCAGCCTTGGGGCTGGAATGGGAGGACCAGTAGCACCACAGTCCAGTTTTGCAATCCCAGGCAGTCAAATCTTCCCATAGTGGAACCCCAGCTGGGCACGGTACCCCTGGGTGGGGGAAATGTGGTCCCATTGGGGAGCACACAGCATGGGAATAGCACTTCTGCAGGATGGAGAGGCTGAGAACCCTAGTAAGATGGGCCAGGCAGCCCTGGACTGCATGAATTTGCCCAGAAGGTGGTAACACCCCCAAAGAAAAGGACTTTGGGGTGGTACTGGGTTTTCTCAGGAGGGTTCTGCCCCATCTGGAAAGAGTTTCTCCTTGGGGAGATATGGGGAAAAGGAGCCGAGGCTCCTTCAAAACCAAGCCTAGTCTCAGGTGGGCAGAGCAACCTGGCTTGCAGGAGAGGCAAACCCACCCCTCCTTGCCTCAGAGGCCACCACCTCCTCTTTCTCATCTGGAAGAATAGCTGAAGCACCTCTGTCCTTCTGGGTCTGGCCTTTTCTGGGGCTGTACCTCTCCCCTGGAGTGCGGGTTTGCCTGGTAGCACCAACTTTGCTGGAAATCTTGAGGCCGTGCACCACTCTGCACAGGAGCCCCCCGCAATTTCCCAACCAGGACCACAAATGCTACTGTCCCCCCAACCCCAGGCTTCACCCCCAAGGCAGACAGAGCATTGGGGTAGTCTGCTGGGCGGGGGCCATGTCTCTGCCCCACCGAGGTGAGTTGTGCCCCAACAAGCTCCAACAAGCCCTGGCACCCGCAGCCCAGTGAGTCACAGGCACCAGTGAGTTTTTCTTCCTCCCAAACCAGTGGCGTTTTGGTAGCTGAGACTTGTgagaggctgggaaaggggacagcagggagcaTCTGCGACCTGGGTGCCAGCCTGGGCTTGGGGACAGAGTGGCTGGAGGTAGCAGTGCTGCCACAGCTTGTGAGCTTGGACCCCTGGCTCCTTGTAACCCCTTCTTGGTGGTCAAAAGCAGACCAGGTGCCCAGCTagggacaggaggaggggcaAGATGCCCCTGTGAAGTTCAGGGGTGCTGGGAGCATCCCCAGATGGAGAAGGGGTCCCTTACTCCACAAGCCCTTTCCACAATAGTCCTTTCTGGAACAACTACAGGAGCTGGGACACCTGGGTCCCACTTCTCCCCTGGAGCGGGGGCACTGCTGGCCTGGGGCTAATGCCAACACCCACctggctgtgccaagcccccggGCTCTTTGGAGCTCGCTCTCTTCCCCATGCCCAGGCTGACGTGCACTTTCCCAAGCCCCTGCTCCACTTTCCGGGGCCCTCAGGAGACGGCGCTGCCAGCACAGCTGTGGGGAGCCAAACCCACACGAGGCACCCACTGCTGCACGGGTGCTTCTTGGCAGGGAGACACGGGCCTTGGCTTTCTGCTGCCCCAGCTGAGAGCTGCTCCGTCCTCTGGGAAGCTCTGAGCCATCTGGGCTCTTCCCAGCCACCTGATTTCCCATGCAATTGCTTGCTcgtctttgttcttttctttcccagctcATATCTGTGGCCAGAGGAGTCAGTGCCCACCTGGGCACCTTCCCGGGCATTTGTCAGCGCTGAgatggcagcaggaggagagaaatcccttctgaggaatggctgagggacAGAAGCATGGGTGAAGGGTCTGATCCTGCAGCTGTTTGGCTGTGCTTAGCCCAGCCCTGGCTCAGAGACATGGCCAAACCTTCACCGAGTGCCTCTCCTGCCCCTTGGCAGAGGTTCTCCTGCCCCAGTTGCTCTGCAGAAGCCAGCTGGAGCCCACCAGTCACCATGGACTGGCTCCATGGCCATCTCTCTCCATGTTTCTCCCTTCTGCCCCGTACCATGTGCTGGATCCTGGGAGATGAGCTGTGCCAGGTATCCCATCTCTGCTTGCAGACAGCCTATAGCCAGCCCCATAAGATGGATGCAGATCCTCCCCTGGGAAAACAGGGAGAAACGGGACTGCTGAAAGCTGGGATGAGCTCCATCAGCTTAGCTGATGGTCTGCAGTGCTGGTGACACAGGATGGTTGCCCACCTGCTGTGGCAGCAGGGTTTTGGTTGAGCTCGGGGGGCTCATAAATCTGTGAGCAGCACGTCTCTCCCACCCCCTGGGAACTGCCACATCACAGCGTGGGCAGGTCACCCGGGATGTGGGTGGCCCCGTGTGCCCCAGGTGTGCCCAAGGTGCTGGGAGGAGAAACTGGGAGCTCTGCAAGTGAAGTCCACCCTGGCATTACTAGAAGCCCAGCTGCTGGGGATGAGAACAAGGGGTTCTGGACCTCAAGGGGTTGCTGGACGTTGAAGCACCATCAGCCCATAGGAAGCCCAGTCTCCCCTTTGGGTGCTGGGACAGCGGGCTAATTGCCGTGCAGAGCCAAATGACAGCAGGCCAGTCCATCCCATTGTTCAAGCCAACGGGAGACTGGGGCAGGATGACCCAGCTTGGACCTCTGCAACAGGAATCACCTCAAGGTGCTCCAGGGCACGTGTTCCTCAAGAAGCCTCGGTGAGACCCAGCCGGGCAGGTCTCCCTGCACAAATGTTTTCCCAAGTGGAGTTGGCTTTTCCTTTGCACAAGTTCCGGGCGTTTGTGCTCACACAGCTGATTATCTCCccatttcctctcctgcctgatgtttcctgcctcACTCGCACCCTTTTGCTGGCTTTGCCCTTTGTGTCAGGCTTATCTCCTGGCTCTGGGCAGTGTCAGACCTCCAGACCTCGGTGTCCGCCCTGAGGGCAACGTGCAGCGCTGAGCACCGTGTCCTGTGTCCTTTCACTGGGTGCCCCAGGAGACACCTGAGATGCCAGCTCCACCTGGCCATCTAGCAGCTCCTTGGAGGCACGGGTGAACTGGAACAGAGCGAGGATGATTTAGGATCCATCTGCTTTTAGCAGCTTATACATCTGCACCAACTGGACCAGCATGTTGCCGCAGGAGGCCACTGGGTCCAGCAGTAGGGAATTCGGGGCAACCTTCACACGGGGGCTGCACAAGGGCACAGCAACACATCTGAGGACCATGGGTGGGGAGGTTGTCAGCCAGAGCAGCTCAggctgtccccaccagcccctgtggAGCCATAGTAGCTTCTGGGGGTAAACATATCTCTGCTCTGGGGAGCCCAGCAGCTTTCCAGGCTCCTGGGATTGACTTCAGTGCTGGGAAAGGCACGTATTTTCCAGGGTCTTCCACCATCTGCCTTCTTTCAGATCAGTAGCCGTGGGTAAGGACTTGTTGCACTGGGAGCTGGGGTCAAGCAGGTCTGTGGGTTAGGACAGGAGTGGGGAGGACATGGGGAGTCCTGGCAGGACTTGCCAGGATCAGGGCAAGATCCATTTGGAGAGGCAACCTCCCATGCCCAAGTGGGGCAAACAGCGGCAGGCAGAAGCCCTCGTGGAAGGCAAAGCCCCTCTCCAGGAGGAGAGGGCCAAAAAAGCAGATTGGGAACGGAAAAGGGCAGCTCCTGTGACACGGATGCAGCTGGAGGTGGAGCGGGAGGCAGGTCACAAACAGCCAGCACACGAGGAAGCGCTGGGACACCAGCCAGTGTGGCCAGGGCGGCCGGTCACAGCAGCTCCAGGGGCAGCAGAACTTCACCGGCCAGGGGAAGGACCGGGAGCAGAGGCAACCAGAACTGCAGGGACCTCAGCCAGGacctggagatcccctgggcagGAGCCTTCTTCCAGCCAAAACCGCTCTTCATTCTGCCGAGGTGCGGGCACTATCCATGGAGGGTCGGGGCAGCAGGATGGCGATGGTGGGGGCATCTCTGTGCCGGGTGGCAATGTGGTCCTGTGGCTCGGAGCTCCGGGGTGACCATTCCCAGAGCCACCAGCGGTGGGGtaggctgatgctgggaaggcAGGATGATCTGAGGACCTGCAGCTCTCTTGGGGGTGCAGCACCGAGAGGGTGCTGGGGGCCCATCAAAGTACCGGGACCCAGCCTGGGTGCATGAGAAGCGGGGCTCGGGAGGAAGCACATCCCCGGTCCCTGCAGCACACGGGCTGCCGAGGAAGCCAAGTGGGGCCAGCAGATAATGTGCCGAGGCTTCTTCCGGCACACCGCAGCTGCGGGGCCAGGCTTGCTCCAACGCTATCTGGCCCTGCAGAGCTGCGGCCGTCCCTTCTCcctcagtgttattattgttagCGGGGAGGAAGCAGCTCACCAAGTCCCACCTCGAGCTTTTAACCCGCTGCTGCCCGGccttctgctctctgctcccgTCGGCCGGCGCCAGGAAGGCTCCACAGCTGCCCTGGGAGGGCGGTTGGGTACCAGGAGCATCCTGCAGGCTTTGCCTCCCTGGGGACCACGGCAGGTCTGCCCCGAGCCATGTTGTCTCCCCCAGCCACCCTTGCAAAGAGGGTATACTGGCATTGTCATCTCTCAGCGTGGAGAGAAGGTCCTGAAGGCTTCGGGTTCCGACGATTCCCTCcttgctctctcttctcccttttagTTGGTTGGATCCCGCTTGGTGCTTCCTCTGGAAGTCCCCTAAGTCTGCTGTGGGGCACCATGGAGGCAGCAGCGTTACCAGCTTTGCACAGATTTAACCCAAATACCTAACAAACGGTTTGGAGGAAATCCATCTTGGGGAAGAAAATCGCAGCACTTCACCAGCTTCATCTGACGAGCCGGGGTTTAATTGAACCCCAGGGTCTCTGGAGGTGCTGCCTGCTGCTCCTTGGGTAAGTGGAAATCAGACAGACATCTCCGCAACCTTCTCCAGATCACCTTCTCGTGCAACTGAACTTGGCCAAATTGTCCCCCACTTCTTGTCTGGCAGGGAGGGGACCTTAGTGTCCtgtcagcacaggctggggctgtGTCCTCCCTGGTGATGAACACCGTGGGACACCTTTCCTGAGCATCGGTGTCCATGCAGGAGCAGAGGTAGGtcacccagccgctgagcctgaTGACGGGGTGATGCAGAGATGCTCCACGCTGTCCTGAGAATACACTGCATACATTGACGTGTCCATCACACGTGGTGCACCCCCAGCGTAAACCAGTGGTTCTCCTAGGCCACCCAGCTGGGACCCTGGCCACAGCCACACACGTggatctgccaaaaaaaaaaaaaaccaaagccacccGTTTGGGAGCTGTGCAAGCCCTGGTGTCACCTGAATCCAGCACAGGAGTGTGCAGCCATGGGTTGCAGCGAGGTGCTCGCCCTCCCTCCCACAGATGGGCTCCTGCCCATGCCTTTGTCCCCAGAAGGGTGCCAGTGCGGGTCCTCCACCCAGTCCCGCTTTGAAGGGTCCTGCTGGGGGTTGGGTGCAGGTCAGCCTCTCCTTGCCCGGCCCCCCAGCACTGGCTGGGCCTGAatttccagctgctgcagaacGAGTTCCCGGGAGGATGCAGCAAGAGCTGGCACCGTGCCGAGCCGCCAGCGTGTCCGTCTGGTGCCGTGAGCATGagtggggggctgcggggacggcGGATGGGGTTAAGCTGCCCAGGACATGCCATGGACTTCCAGGCTCCTTGTAGGCTCAGTCCCGGAGCAGGATGGGGCTCACTGGAGGGGTCATGCCCCCTGTGCATCCCCTGCTGTGTCCCTCAGTCCCCAGCACATCACCACCGAAATGCATCTGTGCAAGCCCAGCGAGTGGCACAGGGACTTCAGGGACGTCCCTGAGACAGGTCTCCATCCCCTCCAGCCACATGGTTTTTGCCTCAGCCTTTGCCGGGGACACGGAGTGACATGGCCAGGATGtcccagccctgcttccctggagcATCCTCCCCTCCTTATTGGCTCCAGTGAGAGGACTGGCCCCCGGAGATGGCAAGAACAAGGATCCAAGCTCATTTCGATGAGCTCTCTCCCCAGTGTCCCTCTCCTCAGAGCCAGGGAAGTGACGCTGGGGAGGAAATTGGCTCCTCTTGTTTGTTATTACAGGATAAAGTTACCCTTTAAAGCAGAGCCAGTGCTGTCAGGGCTGCATACCATGAGGGAACATCGCTCCTTCCCCATGGCTCCAACGCACTTCTTGTTACTGTCCGTGTGCGgagccagccccctcccagccctgggcacagcgAGGGGGGACACAGATTGGGGAGGCAGGATCCGAAAAGGAGCCTCGAGGCTCTTTACCCACCCTGGGAAAGTtggaagcaaagggaaaaggCTTCTCTCCGGGGAGGaagagctctcctggctctgggaTATGTGGGGGTGAGGGAGCAGAAGGCAAGGGCTGGGAGCAATGGAAGGGCAGGGGGACCGGGACGAGGCCGGGGTGCGCTGGGGGTGTCTGATGCCCCCCCCCCAGAGAAGGGCCAGGGATGCTGCCCTCGCTGCGGCTTGGCTGGGGACCCCCTTGAGGGGACAGACGGCTGGTTCCCACTGGGGAAACTCCTGTGCATGGCAgggtggtggtgtggggctggcaccCATCTCGCCACCCCACAAATCCAGCACCAGCTCGGCATCTCCGGGTGATGTGCAGGCAGAAGGAGGGCTGGCTTCTCCTTTGAGGGCTGgcttctccttccagctgcagcctcTGTCCCCGCCAAATCCAGGGGCACCCCTCTCCTGTGAGCTGACACCCCAGGAgacaccccagcaccccaagaCTTTGCAGACGTGGGGGTTTCTCAGCACCATCCTGGCCATCCCACCCGCGCTAGACCCTCTGGAGGGGACTCTGTGGGGGGCGCCTGCTTAGGGCTTGACCCCCCCGCTTCCTGCGCTGAGCCATGACGTGcctgtggggtggagggagaggaagcCGGTCTGGTGGAGCCGAGCCAAGGAGAGCTTCCTGGCAGCGAGCTCCAGCCTTCCAGCGCCTTCCGCGCTGCTTGCAGATGGCTCCGAGCAGGATGGAAAGCTGCCGCCAGCCCTTCCCAGCCATTCCCCAGCCTTGTGCCCGGTCGGTTGGGAGGCAAACACCAACTGGGTGACGCAGCACCGGGGCCCCGACGCTGCCGGGTGTCGGAGGGAAGCCTGACTCATCCCCCGCAGGAGAATATGAAGCTCGCAGATGTAAACAGAGCTGGTCCCCCGCGGGCCAGGACATGTGACAGATACAGGAGAGACCGGCtggagccacagcccccggggctgGTGGCATCCACACATGTGCTAGAGGCATGTGAGAGGGGGCTTGGCCTTGGAGAGCCAGGATGGGTCCGCTCCCGCCCCGTCCTAAGGCTCAGGGGAGCATCACTTGGGTGGAGAGGACGTGACTATTGGCATGGCCCCCCGCCCCCTCTGCTACCCCTGCCTCACTGGTGCCTTTTAGCAACCAGTTTTACCCCTGTTCTGCCTGTTTGGCTGCCACCGCTTTCCCTCCAGGGACACCCCTCCCAGTGGGGACCACTTTGGACCAGCAGAAGGAGTGCAGGGTGAGGGCAAAGCTCCTGAGATGCCATCTTGAGGTGCCAGCTTCAGGACCAGAGCTCAGCTCGTGGTGCCAGGAGGTCTCCCTGCATCTTCTCCTCCAGAGGGATAGAGTGAGCATGGAAATGTCAGGCTTGGGAGCAGGGATCACTCAGAAACCTCTTGGTTGTCTGATGTGCTCTCCAGCACGTGATTTCCCCTTGGGTTTATGTGTGCCTTGCTGTGGatccaggctgggagagctggaggccAGCGGGGACAGGAGATGATGACAGCCACTTCCTACCCTTGCTTACCCCGGGCAGCCGGTTTCATTTCCTTAATCCCCATTCCcacattttctttgttgttttctctgGAGGGGAGGGATCATCTGCGAAGGCTGGTTCTCGCTGCAGGGGGTGCTTT
It encodes:
- the LOC141467350 gene encoding C-signal-like, whose translation is MAAVRARTVLLTGSNRGIGLELVKQLLGTPRPPAWIFATCRDPEGPRAQELRDLASKHPNLVLVKLDVANPSAITDAVKIVEGKLSGAGLNLLINNAGIYTPTASLETVDSEEMIRTYKTNAVGPMLMAQAFLPLLKKAARESTEKGLSCSKAAIINISTVMGSIEKTSESFCKPVISYRCSKAALNMLTKCQALTYGEAGILCVALHPGWVKTDMGSQEADLTVDTSVRGLLSVLPILSEKHSGTLLNWEGKAIPW